From a region of the Phycisphaerales bacterium AB-hyl4 genome:
- a CDS encoding ABC transporter ATP-binding protein — protein sequence MEIEVHQLKRHFGKTKAVDDVTFGFASGQIYGFVGPNGAGKTTTMRIMATLDEPTSGDVRFDGVSVVEEPERARRQIGYMPDTLPAHRDMCVHEYLDLFARAYGLPRQQRRSTIAQIEQFTNLTGIREKLLRALSKGMKQRVSLARALVHDPPLLIMDEPAAGLDPRARVELRELIKALADQGKAVLISSHILAELTEICDGAVIIEQGRLLRAGTLEAIERGDGEVANRRAIALRPHGSVEALYKAMLEMPKVTDARVVGDHVEADVEGDEDDCCDLLAELLRREFRILEFKQVRQGLEQLFMSLTEGKVQ from the coding sequence ATGGAGATTGAAGTTCATCAGCTCAAGCGTCACTTCGGCAAGACGAAGGCCGTCGACGACGTGACGTTCGGCTTCGCTTCCGGGCAGATCTACGGCTTCGTCGGGCCCAACGGTGCGGGCAAGACGACGACGATGCGCATCATGGCAACGCTTGACGAGCCGACATCGGGCGATGTTCGTTTTGATGGGGTGTCCGTTGTGGAAGAGCCCGAGCGCGCCCGCCGACAGATCGGCTACATGCCGGACACGCTGCCGGCGCATCGCGATATGTGCGTGCACGAATACCTCGACCTGTTCGCCCGTGCGTACGGCCTGCCCCGGCAGCAACGCCGAAGCACGATCGCCCAGATCGAGCAGTTCACCAACCTTACCGGTATCCGAGAAAAGCTGTTGCGCGCCTTGTCCAAGGGCATGAAGCAGCGTGTGAGCTTGGCTCGCGCGCTGGTGCATGATCCGCCTTTGCTGATTATGGATGAGCCGGCGGCGGGGCTGGACCCGCGCGCTCGTGTTGAGCTGCGCGAGTTGATCAAGGCGCTGGCTGACCAGGGCAAGGCTGTGCTGATCAGCTCGCATATTCTCGCGGAGCTGACGGAGATCTGCGACGGCGCGGTCATCATCGAGCAGGGCCGGCTGCTGCGTGCGGGCACGCTGGAGGCGATCGAGCGCGGCGACGGCGAGGTCGCCAACCGCCGCGCGATTGCGCTTCGGCCACACGGTTCGGTCGAGGCGCTGTACAAGGCGATGCTGGAGATGCCCAAGGTCACCGACGCGCGCGTGGTGGGCGATCATGTTGAGGCCGACGTCGAAGGTGATGAAGACGACTGCTGCGACCTTCTCGCCGAGCTGCTTCGCAGAGAGTTTCGCATACTTGAGTTCAAGCAGGTCCGGCAGGGCCTCGAGCAATTGTTCATGAGCCTTACCGAGGGGAAAGTCCAGTGA
- a CDS encoding DUF58 domain-containing protein — MDEQAIRVALDVGERMGARYALLPPRRTVAGPGGEQLAHRAGSSVEFMEHRDYRAGDDIRRIDWAAYARTDRLTVKQYRDEVSPHVDVVIDGSRSMALPDSAKGEATVGVAAAVASAAASSRFTHHAWLAGEAVLPVGQGRDRPTAWMGLGFDGERSVGEQLAAAPVRFRPHALRVLVSDLLWPDEPTVVLHRLADGAAGVVVVQVLAAADVEPPGHGNLRLLDAETGQHREMFIDDTARQRYVRRLERHQSQWAAACRGVGAVLVTLVAERLVQRWDLSELVREQVLRVL, encoded by the coding sequence ATGGATGAGCAGGCGATTCGTGTGGCGTTGGACGTTGGCGAGCGGATGGGGGCGCGGTACGCGCTGCTGCCGCCGCGGCGGACGGTGGCGGGGCCGGGGGGCGAGCAACTTGCGCATCGCGCGGGCAGCAGTGTCGAGTTTATGGAGCATCGCGATTACCGGGCGGGCGATGATATTCGCCGTATCGACTGGGCGGCTTACGCGCGGACGGATCGGTTGACGGTCAAGCAGTATCGCGACGAGGTGAGCCCGCATGTGGATGTGGTGATCGACGGTTCGCGATCGATGGCGCTGCCCGACAGCGCGAAGGGCGAGGCAACGGTGGGCGTCGCGGCGGCGGTGGCGTCGGCGGCGGCGAGCAGCCGATTTACGCATCACGCGTGGCTGGCGGGCGAGGCGGTATTGCCGGTGGGTCAGGGTCGGGATCGGCCGACGGCCTGGATGGGGCTTGGGTTTGATGGTGAGCGGAGCGTGGGCGAGCAGCTCGCGGCGGCGCCGGTGCGGTTTCGGCCGCATGCGTTGCGCGTGCTGGTCAGTGATCTGCTCTGGCCGGACGAGCCGACGGTGGTGTTGCATCGGTTGGCGGACGGGGCGGCGGGCGTGGTGGTGGTGCAGGTGCTCGCGGCGGCGGACGTCGAGCCGCCGGGGCATGGCAACCTTCGTCTGCTCGATGCCGAGACGGGCCAGCATCGCGAGATGTTTATTGATGACACGGCCAGGCAGCGCTACGTGCGCAGGCTTGAGCGTCACCAGTCGCAATGGGCGGCCGCTTGCCGAGGCGTGGGCGCGGTGTTGGTGACTTTGGTGGCGGAACGGCTGGTGCAGCGATGGGACTTGAGCGAACTGGTACGCGAGCAGGTATTGCGCGTGTTGTGA
- a CDS encoding BatA domain-containing protein, which produces MPVFVLPLALLGLTALPALAAIYWLRNRHRRQVVSSLLLWVDERQPREGGVRVRKAQTSLLFLLELIALLLLATAAADPRVLWSEQPTVYVVVLDDAFSMQAGEGDDTARARAVAALRDELRGQRFAVRFVLAGERAQLLGEPVERWPDAARVLEGWRCESPRSSLPTAVAMAREIGGAEARVIVLTDREPTRGMEAGRLLWWAFGASRANVAFVNAVRSVADGAGDRAMLEIANLSDEAARPTLSVNGASQQLTLATGERRRLWFDLPADTGPLIAELSDDALAFDNRVVLQPARAPRVSVALAIADERSREMWRQALAATGRARLVSGPADVLITDAAAALPSVAAGTWTLRLRHVDEPAALTGPYIIDQGHPLNTGLSLAGVVWAGGREVEMPGMPLISAGEAVLLSHVRRGAGADVLHMQWRPDLSTLPRMLTFPALVWNLLDWRADHLPGPSETNLRLGMMSRIVAPPGVDAVELISPTDERHRLTLMDAVATWEATRVGEWQVRVGEEAYAVAVNALEAGTSDLRGATSGRWGDRLDERSLTERYQAVSWVLLLVVLGALTLHGYFVWRGGSGSA; this is translated from the coding sequence ATGCCTGTATTTGTTTTGCCTTTGGCGCTGCTTGGGTTGACGGCGCTGCCTGCGTTGGCGGCGATCTATTGGCTGCGCAATCGGCATCGGCGGCAGGTCGTGTCGAGCCTGCTGCTGTGGGTGGATGAGCGTCAGCCGCGCGAGGGCGGCGTGCGTGTGCGGAAGGCGCAGACGTCGTTGTTGTTTTTGCTGGAGCTGATCGCGCTGCTGCTGCTGGCGACGGCGGCGGCGGACCCGCGAGTGTTGTGGTCGGAGCAGCCCACGGTGTATGTGGTGGTGCTGGATGATGCGTTTTCGATGCAGGCAGGTGAGGGGGATGACACGGCGAGGGCGCGAGCGGTGGCGGCGCTGCGCGACGAGTTGAGGGGGCAGCGGTTTGCGGTGCGGTTCGTGCTCGCGGGCGAGCGGGCGCAGCTGCTCGGTGAGCCGGTGGAGCGCTGGCCGGATGCGGCGCGGGTGCTGGAGGGTTGGCGATGCGAGTCGCCACGTTCGTCGTTGCCGACGGCGGTGGCGATGGCGCGGGAGATTGGCGGCGCGGAGGCGCGTGTGATCGTGCTGACCGATCGCGAGCCGACGCGGGGGATGGAGGCGGGGCGACTGCTCTGGTGGGCGTTTGGCGCGTCGCGGGCGAATGTGGCATTCGTCAACGCGGTGCGCAGTGTGGCGGACGGCGCGGGTGATCGGGCGATGCTGGAGATCGCCAACTTGTCGGACGAGGCGGCGCGGCCGACGTTGAGCGTGAACGGCGCGTCGCAGCAGTTGACGTTGGCAACGGGCGAGCGACGTCGGCTGTGGTTTGATCTGCCGGCGGACACGGGGCCGTTGATTGCCGAGTTGTCGGATGATGCGCTGGCGTTTGATAATCGGGTGGTGTTGCAGCCGGCGCGAGCGCCGCGGGTGTCGGTGGCGTTGGCGATTGCGGACGAGCGGTCGCGTGAGATGTGGCGGCAGGCGCTGGCTGCGACCGGCCGGGCGCGGCTGGTGTCGGGGCCAGCGGATGTGTTGATTACCGATGCGGCGGCGGCATTGCCGAGCGTTGCGGCCGGGACGTGGACGTTGCGGCTGCGTCATGTGGACGAGCCTGCGGCGTTGACTGGGCCTTACATCATCGATCAAGGTCATCCGCTGAACACGGGGCTGTCGCTGGCGGGGGTGGTGTGGGCGGGCGGGCGCGAGGTGGAGATGCCGGGCATGCCGCTGATCAGCGCGGGCGAAGCGGTGTTGTTGAGTCATGTTCGTCGCGGGGCAGGTGCGGATGTGCTGCACATGCAATGGCGGCCGGACCTTTCGACGCTGCCGCGGATGCTGACGTTTCCCGCGCTGGTGTGGAACCTGCTCGACTGGCGGGCAGATCATTTGCCGGGCCCGAGTGAGACGAACCTGCGGCTGGGCATGATGTCGCGGATTGTTGCGCCGCCTGGGGTTGATGCGGTGGAACTGATCAGCCCGACGGACGAGCGGCATCGGCTGACGTTGATGGATGCGGTGGCGACGTGGGAAGCGACGCGCGTGGGTGAGTGGCAGGTGCGTGTGGGTGAGGAGGCGTACGCGGTGGCCGTGAACGCACTGGAAGCGGGCACGTCGGACTTGCGCGGCGCGACCTCGGGGCGATGGGGTGATCGGCTGGACGAGCGTTCGTTGACGGAGCGGTACCAGGCGGTGAGTTGGGTGTTGCTGTTGGTCGTGTTGGGCGCGTTGACGTTGCATGGCTACTTCGTTTGGCGTGGGGGGAGTGGCAGCGCATGA